The DNA region GGCTGCACTGCCTCTATTAAATGAGTGCTGTGAAGCCCACCAGAACCCAGGCCTCTCCAGGGCACCACAATGGTTCTGTTGAGCCCAGAGTCAGCTCCTAAGTCTGTGGTCTTTGCAAAGCTCCTGGGTTGCTTTCCCATAGCTGGGCCTCAGGCTGCCCCTTAGTAGAATGGGGGAGAATGGAGCTTCCTGCCTGCCCAGGGTTCtcctaaatgtttaataaagcaaTGGTGGGCAAGTGCTTTATTACCGCGGGGAGGGGGGGACACCCAGAAAACTGTCACGGTTTGCTGTTTTTCTCCTCCGCCCCATCCTGAGAAAGAAGGATGTTCTtctatttcacagatgggaaaactgagactcagaaaagcaAAATGCTTTTTCCAAGGTGATAGGGAGAGCCAGCCACCGGCATCGCTTTGAATCTTCGAGCACGGGGCGGGAGGGGTaggcagggggcgggggtggaaACAAGACACCCCTAGAGGGCCGGGACGGGTTCCGGGACCGCAAGCGGACCGCACGgaaggggtggggcggggcgcgCTCGGAGGTGACCCCGGGGGGCGGGGCTCAGGGGATGGTGCAATCCCGGGCCTGAGGGCATCTGGTGGTGGCTGAATTGCTCAGGTTTACATCACCCGGGCTGGAGCTGTAGCCCGGCGCTTGGCGCCCCCGAGACATTCGCAGCGGAAGCGGCGGCGGCTCCGCACGCGTCCGGCTGCCGGGGACCGAAGCCGGAGCCCGACCCGGAGCCGAGCTCAGCCACGACGGAGCAGCGCGGGCCACCCAGGGGTGCCTGGGGACTCTGAGCTTGGCCGGCGCCAGGACTCCGTCGCGCGCGAGGGCAGGGTACCTGGTGGGGGCGGGAGGCTGCGGCTGGAGGGGCTGAGGGGCGGCCGGGAGCCTCGGGGGGCTGGGGTTGTCGCGTgtcacacgtacacacacacacacacacacacacacacacaacttttaaGGAAACCTACTGTCCGGAGAGCGACCTGGGCTGAGTGTTCCCGCCGGGCCCAGGTGACGCGGCCCCGCAGGGCGTGGGGTCGCCGAGCGTGGCCGATCAGGCTGGCGGGAGGATGCGTACCCGCGGGGCGTGGCAGCGTGTCCCGGGGGCGGAGGGTGTGTAGTGTCCGCATTTGTGTGAGTGTGGGACGGGCAGGGGAGTGGTGTGGCTGGGTGCGGGGAGGTCTGTGGGGTCACTGGGGGCCGGGGGGAGCCTGTCTACCTGTGGGATGTGTCCGTGCGGATCTGCTGGGGTCCGCGTGGGCCAGTGGGGTCCGGTTGGGGCTGTGTCTCCGGGGACCTTGCGAGCTATGCGGAGGGCTGAGCACCGGGCGGCAGGTGCGGGCCGTGCGGGGACGGCGGTGCCCgtgggcggggggtggtggtggcgcAGGGTCAAGGGCAGCCAGGACGCGGCGCGAGGGCATGGGCCACGGGTGTGACGGGCCTGACGGCTACCGGTTTGCGAGCTGTAGGATGCGCGCGTATTCGGTTGTTGCCGACTGTGTGTGTTGTTCCTGTTGATTCTGGGGTGTGGGGGCGAGGCCTCTTATCTCAGCCCAGGGGCCCAGCCTCCTTCCCTTTGCCCGCCCCTCCCAGGCCCCTCGCCGGCCCTCGGTTTCCGCTGAACCTTCTGCTCCGGGACCCCCGCCCCTCCGCCGCTTCCTCTCCCACGGCTTCCGATCCCGGCTGCCGAGGACGGGGCGAGGCCGCCCACTGCCTTCGCtgtgggggcggggtgggcggggggtcAGACTGTGACGGGCCACAACAAGGCGTGTGGCCTTGTTGGTATCCGTCCTGCAATCGTGAGTATGATAGTTGGGGGAGctctgtgtgcgtgtgcgtgcacgCTTGCCGGTGGAGGGCGACGTGTGTGTCTCTTAATGATGTGGGTGCCCCTCTCTGCCTTGTATGTGTGCCTTGGCTGGCTGGCTTGGACAGAGTGTGTTTTGGGGGGGCGTGTGTACACCCGTCTGCCCTGGgctgtgtgagtatgtgtgtttggtatgaCCCGCCCTTATTCCCCTGGCAGTGTCAGGGACCAGCAAGAGGTAGAAATTAGGGGCTGCCTCCATCCTACGGCAGAGATTCTAATCTTGCCCTGTGGCATGCAAATTCCCGTGTTCACTTATAGACTCAGTTACCCCATATGTCCAATGGAGCTCATCCCAGGCCCTACCAGGCTCTGAgccctggatagggcaaaagcaGCCTGGGGTGCTGATGTGGCCATGGGAGAGCCACTCCAGGGAGTCTCAGGCTTTGCAGGGCAAAAAGCATCTACACAGACAGGGATCATCTTGCTTTACTCTCTGAATAGCCAGTGCAGTAAGGAGAGTCATCCTAACCTCATCTCTGCAGAAGTTTCTGAGACTCCCAAGGGTAGCACGTCAGCATCTTCAGCtgtgagtaataataataataacaaaccaACAGTAGTGACCATTTCCTGACACCTACCCTGCAACAGGGCCAtgttaatttatttgtattttcatttcatcaTTACAAAAATCTTATGGGGTTTGcatccactttacagatgagggaatggAGGCTCAGGAATTTTGAAGAACTTGCCTAGGGCTCTCCAGCCAGGAAGGGTCTGAGCCAGGATGACATCCAGGGAATATCTGATTACAGTCACCCCCTACTGCATTCTTACCAAGATGGGATTATGGTCTTTCATTCAAGATgggggctccctccctcccaaggcAGCCCATGCATTTGGGAGCCCATGCATTTGGCATGATTGGAGAGATGGGCTTCAGTCAGAGAACTGACTCTGAGTGATGATCCCCCCTAATCCTGCCTAGGACTGTTGGGAAGGTCTTCACATGGCTGAAGTCTATCTCCCTCTCACACCTCATACCTGGGCCTCCTTGTTCCTCATCTGGAGCCAGGATGGGTGGGCAGACGGGTCCTGGAGAGAACCTTTCTTCCCTGACATGCCTTTGCCCTCTCCTccacccaccacacacacagtgACACAGCTGTGCCCAGGGTGGGGGTGCGGGGTGCTTCCTCTGAAGTTGGATGAGTGAATCTTGGGGCTTTGAGAGacctcccctccctgcctcaTTCTCACCTGATGGTAAAACTGAGCTGGCTGGTGGACTAACTCTGCATGTAGAcaaagttcacattttaaaaaagaaatacactccATCTGTTTTGAAATACTCAAGCACTAAATGAATAtggaatctttattttaaattattgaaattgAAAATTCCCTTGCCTCCCTACCAAATCCCTTCCTCTCCTGGAGTCTCTCAGGAGGCCAGAAGCTACTGTGGCCAACTTAGTCTGGGTCCTTCCAGGCCTTTTCCTGTGCATTTACACACCTATAAATACAAATATGCAGATACATCATATTACATGCTGGTGGGGTTTTTTACATAAATGAGATCATCTTGGGTATATTGTTCAGCAGCTAGCTTTGTTCACTTGACAATAAGTATATTCATTCCAGAACATCCATTCATATGTAAATTCAGTATACACTTCATTGATTCATCATCCTTCATCATCCctactcctcctccccctccttgcATCCCTCCCTACCTTTCAGAGGTAATAGCTGCCTATACTACAGCACTCAACAGATACAGTGCAaagtctctcttcctccctctcaccAACCGTCAAGTCCATCTCTccactgtacttttttttcacttaacagttcACTCTGGAGATCTTTCCAATTAGCACATAAAGAATTTCCTTAGTCTTTTATATGGCTACAACTGTTCCACATATAGAGAAATATAATGTATTTAACCAGTCTCCTAATGATGGGCATTTAATTGTTTCTATCATATGGGCTGTAGGGATAACCTTGTACTTGCATCATTGCATCAGTATGTAGAGAGTTCCTGGTCTTTTTCAgagctgtatagtattccacagTGTGGCTGTACCATGATATTTTAACCAGTCTTCTACTGCTGGACATCTGGGGGAATTTCCTGCTTTTTGCTGTTAGACACAAGGCTCTGATTAGCAGCCTttcacatatttaattttttggtagGCATTTAAATTggaggataaattcccagaagtgggacaCCCAGTCAAGGGTATACGCATTTGTCCATTTAATGCACACCGCCAAGTCACCCTTCATAAAGGCTGTGCCAATGTATCCTCCCACCAGCAGACGAGAAGAGGGGACACCAAGCAGCCTTACTTTAGTGcttttctccccttctttctaGATGCGAGCCACctctctggctgttcctgaggGTGTCCCCTCCAGGAAGAAGCGGTTGGAGTTGGATGATGACCTAGACACTGAGTGTCCCACCCAGAAACATGCTCGATGTGGGCCCCAGCCCAGGCTGCCCTCCTGCCAACTGCCCCTGAGCCCACCCCCTGCTCCAGTTCACACCCCTGCTGTGACCACTGCCTCCAGGCTTGGACCCTATGTTCTCCTGGAGCCTGAGGAGGGCAGCCGGACCTACCGCACCCTGCACTGCCCCACAGGCACGGAGTACATCTGCAAGGTACATGCCCCAGGGGCCACTGTCCCCGAGCATCACAGGGGGCTGGGAAAGGATTGCCAGGGCTGAGGGACCCTTATATtaatttagttctatttttattgggGAAGCAACCAGTGAATCCCCAGCTCTCTGTCAAGCTCCAGGCTGGGCTGAACCCGAGAGGTAAACCAGATGGTCCCAGCCCTGGGGGAATTCACAGCCTAGGCCCCATAGTATGATGAATGTTGCTGGGGTGGAACTTAGGGGCCTTGAGAGCACAGAGAAGCCTCTAGTATATTCAAAGGCAGAGTCAGAGAAGGCTGAGTAGGAGTCAGCCAGGGAAAAGTGGGAGAAGGGAGTTCCAGGCAGGGGCAACAGCTATGCAGAGGCCTACAGGAGTGAGAGCATGGCACTTCAGAGAATTAAAAGGAGCTCATTATGGCCGGAGTAGAGGGGGGGTGCAGACAGGGCCAGCAGATGAGAGCTGGCAGCCACTGGTTGTGAAAGCATTAGGAAGAAGCCCCCACTAGGCTGTGGGGAGCCATTTAAAGTATTTGCACAAGGGTAGGATGAGACATGATAGACCTCAGAACTCCTGGGAACCTGGAGGTCATTGGGCCTACCGgtggccattttacagatggaaagacTGAGGTCAAGAGGAGAAGGGCCATGCATGAAGCCACATGGCATCAAGCCTGGATCCTAGGGCACAGTCCAGGGTTCCTGACAGAAATCAGAGTTCTTGGCAGAATTCAGGCAACAGGCAGGGCCAAGTGACCCATACAGGACACTGCCAGGTCTCAGCTCACAAGGACAGAGGTGAGAAAGCATAATCGTAGGTATTTCCTGTGCAGGTATTTACTGTCTAGTCTGCATCACTCCTCTAATCTTCACACAGTCTATGAGGTAGTTACTATTATTGGGCCCATTCTATAGATAGAGGACAGGCTCTGAGGTTCAGAAAGCTGTGGTTACTTGCCACCTCACAAAGCCAAGAGGTGTCAGAGCTGAGATTGGGCCCAAGCAGGTTAAGCCCAGAGCCGTGGTCCCCATGCTAGGACAGGTGGTTCAGATACAAGCAGGGCAggtttgctctggtgggcaggggtAAGGAGGATACGGAGACCCAGGTACACCGGGAGGGGTAGAAGGGGGCTGGGTCCCCTTGGGAAGGCACAGAGAGGCAGAGGGACTGAAGCCTCCATCCAACTGGGAGGAGCAGCAACGGTGGCTCCAGCTCCTGCTGATGGGGGTGCAGCGGGCAGGGCCAGACCTGGACATCACACTGGGCTCTGGGCTGCCTGATGCTGGTCCCCAGGGCTACCCCAGGTGCTCTAAGGAACCCCTGAACTCTGGGTCCCCTTCCTGCAGcatcacaggtttttttttctgttcccctggggagggaggtccaTGCTGAGAGGAACGACCATGGCAAGTTGGAGCCAGAAGCACCATGCTTTCACATGGCCCCAGATATTCAGGAACATTTAAAGAAATCTGCTGGGATGTGCCTGTTCCTAAGTCCAGCGTGAACTGTGGGGGCCGACCTGCTGTTTCCACATTGCCTAGGCTTTTCTGGTTGGTGTGTAGAAAGATCTACATCCTGTCTTCCTAGATTATCGccttattcattaattcaacagacTCTCAGTGAGCACTTGTACGTGCCGTGCACCATGCACCATGTACCATGCACCATGTACCATGCTGTGGCTCAAAAGTAAACCAAGCTCTGCCCCCACAGTCCACGCTGGGGGTGAATGAGTGAAATATACGTCAGGTGATCTTAACTGCTATGGAGAGAAACTAGGAGCCGGGAgagaagggagtggggaggggagggggtgaagGTGATCTTAGCTGGGAAGTCCAGAaagacctctctgaggaggtgactttGAGCAGCGACTTGCACTGGGGGAGCCAGCCCTGTGGGTATCTAGAGGAGAACAATCAGGTGGCAGGAAAAGCAAGTGCAAATGCTCAGAGGCAGGGATGCGCTTGgcctgacttttaaaaaagtctCCGTTTTTCGATTATTGCCTCCAGGCCACCCCAACTGTTTTGTTTTAACACATCTACTTACATTTTTTCATGGATTAAATATGtatatgctttatttatttatttttattttctgtgtgtcaCAGACAAAATAACAAGCAAAGTGTTTAAAGGCAGATAAACCAAAGTGAGTAGACTGCTCTACCACTGATTAGCTGTGTGGCTTCCAAGTCACCTTCCTCTGAACATCCTTTCAGGAATATGGCAAGGTTTCCATCTAATGTCCATAAAGCCCCTAGCATCTTTCCCCACAACCTCCCCACTCTCACCACGGGCcccaccttcctcccccaccccattccaGCCATACTGATCTTTGGCTGGGTTTCTAGAGCAGCTCAGGttctttcctgcctcagggcctttgcactgcctGTGCCTCCCACCTAGAAAGCTTATCCCTTGGGCACCTCAATCATTCAGGTCACTTCCTCAGAGTCCCTTCCAGACTACACTTTCTAAAATAGGTGCCCCCTGCCAGAATACTCTTTATTCCAGCATTCCTTTGCAATTCTTATCAGAATTTGTAAGTATTTAGTTTTTTTGGCCTGTTTACTGTCTCATGTATTGGACTATGGgcaccaggagggcagggaccatggctGTCAGTCAAGTTAGCGCCCCAGTGGCTGGTACAGGTAGGCATTCAATGTCTGCTTGTGGAATAAAGGAAAGGGTGGGTGGGCAGTGAATCCTAGAGAATGGTAGCCATATTGGTGATTAGGAGAAGGATGAGTTACTTCTGCATTATCTGCTCTTTTGGACTCCCTCTGGGGGGTTATTTTTGTTCAGGTTACctgttatttttaattatctgAGGTTTGAGGCCACATGAGCTCACAGCTAAGAGCACAGATGATGGAGAACAGGGATTCAATCCCAGCCCTGTCCCTTGCTGGCCATGTGGCCCTCCGCTTGGTCAGGATTGAGTGACCTGCTGCTGAAGCGCTGGGGCACaaggcccagcacacagtagtGTCTAAAGGGTTGGCTGTGACTGGCTGCAAGGCCGACCTGGGCCCCACGGGGTCCCCACCCGTATTCACACCGGGCTCCCAACAGGTGTACCCGGCCTGCGAGGCCCTGGCGGTGCTGGAGCCCTACTTGCGGCTGCCCCACCACCGCCATGTGGCCCGGCCGGTGGAAGTCCTGACAGGCACGCGGCACCTCTATGCCTTCTTCCCGCGGCCGCATGGGGACATGCACAGCCTGGTGCGCCGCCGGCGGCGCCTCCTGGAGCCCGAGGCCGCAGCGCTCTTCCGCCAGATGGCCGCCATCCTGGCGCACTGCCACCAGCACGGGCTGGTCCTGCGCGACCTCAAGCTGCAGCGCTTCGTCTTTACTGACCCAGAGAGGTGAGCGTGGCCACGGATAAGGCCTTGACTGATGTTCTGGTCACAGTTAGAttgaggttatgcatttttggcaagaataccacAGAAGCCATAGGGCCTTCTCAGCCTATCCTATCAGGAGATACGGGCTGCTGATACGGATTGCTGTGATGTTAACCTCAATCTTTGGTTAAGGTGGCTTCTGCCAAGTTTCTCCACTGGAAGTTTCCTAATTTACCATTTACAATTAATAAATAccttgggagcttccctggtggcacagtggttgagagtctgcctgccgattcaggggacacgggttcgtgccccggtccgggaggatcccacatgccgcggagcggctgggcccgtgagccatggccgc from Mesoplodon densirostris isolate mMesDen1 chromosome 16, mMesDen1 primary haplotype, whole genome shotgun sequence includes:
- the TRIB3 gene encoding tribbles homolog 3, with translation MRATSLAVPEGVPSRKKRLELDDDLDTECPTQKHARCGPQPRLPSCQLPLSPPPAPVHTPAVTTASRLGPYVLLEPEEGSRTYRTLHCPTGTEYICKVYPACEALAVLEPYLRLPHHRHVARPVEVLTGTRHLYAFFPRPHGDMHSLVRRRRRLLEPEAAALFRQMAAILAHCHQHGLVLRDLKLQRFVFTDPERTKLALENLEDACVLTGPDDSLWDKHACPAYVGPEILSSQPSYSGKAADVWSLGVALFTMLAGHYPFQDSEPALLFGKIRRGAFALPEGLSAPARCLVRCLLRREPTERLTASGILLHPWLRENVIPTPPSRSSLCEAYQVVPEGLGLEEAEEEGERDVCLYG